A region from the Stutzerimonas stutzeri genome encodes:
- a CDS encoding acetyl-CoA carboxylase carboxyltransferase subunit alpha → MNPNFLDFEQPIADLQAKIEELRLVGNDNSLNIGDEIARLQDKSESLTESIFGNLTSWQIARLARHPQRPYTLDYISHLFTEFEELHGDRHFSDDAAIVGGTARLNGEPVMVIGHQKGREVREKVRRNFGMPRPEGYRKACRLMEMAERFKMPILTFIDTPGAYPGIDAEERNQSEAIAWNLRVMARLKTPIIATVIGEGGSGGALAIGVCDQLNMLQYSTYAVISPEGCASILWRTADKAPEAAEAMGVTAERLKDLGIVDKVISEPLGGAHRNPASTAASLREELTAQLDMLKGLDTEALLTRRYERLMSYGIA, encoded by the coding sequence ATGAACCCGAATTTTCTCGATTTCGAACAGCCGATCGCCGACCTTCAAGCCAAGATCGAAGAATTGCGCCTGGTTGGTAATGACAACTCGCTGAACATCGGCGACGAAATTGCCCGCCTGCAAGACAAGAGCGAGTCGCTCACCGAGAGCATCTTCGGCAATCTCACCAGCTGGCAGATCGCTCGCCTGGCCCGCCACCCACAGCGCCCCTACACGCTGGATTACATCAGTCATCTCTTCACCGAGTTCGAAGAACTGCATGGTGACCGCCACTTCTCCGATGACGCCGCTATCGTAGGCGGCACGGCTCGCCTGAATGGCGAGCCGGTCATGGTGATCGGTCATCAAAAGGGGCGTGAGGTCCGTGAAAAGGTGCGCCGCAACTTCGGCATGCCGCGTCCGGAAGGCTATCGCAAGGCGTGTCGCCTGATGGAAATGGCCGAGCGCTTCAAGATGCCGATCCTGACCTTTATCGACACGCCGGGTGCCTACCCGGGGATCGACGCCGAGGAGCGCAACCAGAGCGAGGCGATCGCCTGGAACCTGCGCGTGATGGCGCGTCTGAAGACGCCAATCATCGCCACCGTGATCGGTGAAGGTGGTTCGGGCGGTGCGCTGGCCATCGGTGTCTGCGATCAGCTGAACATGCTGCAGTATTCCACCTATGCGGTGATCTCGCCCGAAGGCTGCGCCTCGATTCTCTGGCGTACCGCGGACAAGGCGCCGGAAGCGGCCGAGGCCATGGGCGTCACCGCCGAGCGCCTGAAGGATTTGGGTATCGTCGATAAGGTGATTTCCGAGCCTTTGGGCGGCGCTCATCGCAATCCTGCGTCGACCGCTGCTTCCTTGCGCGAGGAGCTGACCGCTCAGCTCGACATGCTCAAGGGGCTCGACACCGAAGCCTTGCTTACCCGTCGCTATGAGCGTCTGATGAGCTACGGTATCGCCTGA